The window AAATAGTTCCCCGTCCGAGCGCGGAGGGTACCTTCAAGATAGATTAGCCAAGCTTCAGAGTTGGGCACACGCACCTCACCTAAGTGTTGTCGTCATCCGTTCTGGAGTGTCACGGGAGAGTTGTTGTAGAACGGTGAAACTGAAATAGGATTTGATTGAAGAAAGTTGCTCCGTATCCCAGGACTTACTAtaggattcttcttcttcaacggATCTAcaatccaactggaacttggcctgcttctcTATTGTTCTTTTCGCATTTCTAcatttattaattgaaagcttctctatgcccgccaatgcatgagtatgtGTCTTGCGTAGCAAGCACAATTGATACATTATGCCAAGGAGCCGAGattgtttcccacccgaaaacatcctagatcggaccaagaatcgaactcgccatctcccgATTGGAAATCCCGCGTCTCCACAGCTCGCAAGGCTAATTCAGACGCAATCAAAAAGAGGATAATGTTTAGTCTTTTGTTAGACTACTAGAGGGTTACttattagcaaaattgatttcgATGCTGAATCACAGTACATGATGATGAGTTAGCAAATACTGGGTAAAACGTGACATTAGGCAAATTATATTTCATTTCACATTTCTATTCAAACATCCGCAAACTATGATACCGTTCCCGTTCTCCTCGCATTTGCTATTCGCTTCAGGTCGAATCGGGTTTACTGGAAATGTTGCCAAAAGCGACCCATACTTGACTGGAAATTGAATTGTTTATTATCGCGAAAGCGTTTTCCTTCGCTATTTTCTCTCACAACCACGGCGCGGCAATTGCAACGGCGGCGTGGCGAAGGCCCGATGCCGGTTTGCCGGTCGAAGTTTGTTTAGTGCGCTACCATCATCACACGTCCCGAGGAGAAGACAAGCGCAAGATAAATGTGATTGTTAATAAGCCATTCCTTCTTAGGGGGAAAAATCTATTTAATTCTATAATGGGCAAAGCTGCAGGCCCTGGGATTGTTGCTTCACGATTGTGAGCTTGCCGGTTATCAAATTGTATTGCTGTTTTCGTTATCTCACGCGTTGCCTTTATGGTCAATTAAAGCAAAAGATAGAGAACCCATTGTGTGGATTCTCAGGACCCGAGAACTTCAGAAGCGACCAAATATTATAATCGAATGCTATCGGAATTTGAATCCGCATTGAAATTTAATACTATCCCATGTATCTAACGAATGCCTTAATTATATTTCTGTTGTGTTGTAATTGCTTTGTCTGTTCTACAAAACTGTTCAGTCCAGTCGACTGGTGCGGTTGGATGCCTGCGTGTATTAATTTCATTAgactaaaaaaatacaaacaaaaatGTGACAAAAGTCACATTCTCATTAATGTGGTACGTTTTTTGCTTTCGTTCGAATGGAGTGTGGAAAACGAAGCGGCTCATGGGCTtatcgaaaatgaaatcaatctACCTGAGAGCGGTTGTAATTAATTGACACCGATTTTCGGCGGACAGGAAATGTCACATTTACTGCCGATGCCTAATTTGTgaagccgaatggaggagatgAAGGATTAGAGTGAACGTATGTAGAAAATCTCCATGGATCGAATGGCCTAGCCTAGCAAGTCTCCCCATCGTGGGCCGAGTTTCAGTTTCGAAATGGATTTAACATTTTATCAATGAGCTGATTGTATGGATGGTTATGATTGATAGGGCTGTTCAATAAGTAATATTGGATTGACTCATTGTTGGCTTTATATGTATGTATTTGTATTTTCCACTGGGACATTTCCACTCCGTAGCTTAGTGTCATCCACAGTCATTAACTCCAAAGTTTATGAATCATTGCATATTATCAGgtaaacacgatgatactgttaTACCCAGGAAAGTCCTGTAAACTTCCAACATGAGAATTGCATAGATCTGGGCCAAAACCAAGAATGGAACCCACCCACCTTCAACATAGGGTAAATATAAATATCCAATTTTGGATCCCTACAGGAAGTGCTTATATCTGCTTATAATAGATATCAACGACACGTTTGATACTAGCGGAAATCGCATCATTTCAAAATAGGTActcttatttatgaaatagaaatttgagcatgagcatgagcatgagatgaccgtacaattgctactccgtgattgaccagaactagcggaattgcacagggaaccaacagatgggactccatcctcaatgtgcacgTTCCGAAAGCTCAAATTTTAATGGGTCAATAACGAcgccaaatagtgactttagtgactaaGAAGATGAAaatagtgaccaaatagtgacttatAGCagcgaaaaaagtgaccaaatagtgactaaAAATTAGCTCACACCTTAGTGATAGATGACGGTTATAGTGATTATGCAACTAACAATGTTTATTTATCGAACATTAAACGTACTTATAAATCAAGCATTTCTTTTTATGTTTTACTTTTttggttttttggaaaaaaaggtTGTAATcaaactttcttttttcttgtcCAGACTTTTCTGTAATGAATCCGCCGTTCGTTTTTGAGATGCTTGCTCTTTCCGAATCGTGGATACTCCTTCCAACATAACTTGCGCAAGTTCTACCTCTTGCATATTCTTCGCTTCAATGGCTTTCTTAAGTCTCGAGTTGGCTTCATTGAATAACCTAAAGATATCGAATCGTTAATGATAgcaaaagttgttcaaatagCATGGCATGAAAAACATACTTATCTGCAGTTCGTTGCTTATTTTCCTCTTCCTTTCGCGTTGCTTTCAGATCCTCCTCTTCTAGGAAGATTTTAGATTTCAATCCTTTCaattccttcttgcttctctcTGCATCGgcaatcttctctgcttccttCTGTTTACGAGCACTTtctatttctttcttcctcttttcttcttccAGGTATGCCTTGTAACTTTGGTGGGCCTTGTAGGCAAGTGAGAGAATTTCTTTGGTGATAGGGATCTGGTGTACTTTATTTCCGTATAGCTTCGTATAACTTTTGATAGTCATAAGAGCATCGAGTGTGCGTTCGCTCATTGATGTTTTGTCATCCGTCAGAACTCAGAATTCTGGATGACGAAGAGAATCCGCGTTCGACATCAGAGTTCCCATGTGACACCGCCAGTGCCGCTTTCGTGACCTTATTCACTGAAGCATACATTTCTTCTcctcgtgatttttttttcgcgtgaAACTGGTGCCAATAAAAATCAATTCGACCGCTCTCACTTCCGAGTTCGTCCTTTTCATGTCGCAATGAATTCCACTCGTCAATCAGTACATCCGTTTTCACGTCAAGAGGAAGCTTCTTTGCTATCTGCGCGATATCACCCGAACTAGCTGGTGATTTGCGCAAGGGAGGTTGTAGGCATTGACAGCTTTTCAGGAATTCAATTCTCAAGCCGGATTTTTGAATAACATGCTTGCAAGCAGCAATATAGTGCTTCCGTGCTCTGAGAAAAAAGTTCCCTCTATCTACCTCCTTAACTGTCGATAATTCTGCAGTTACATCGGATCCTACAATAATCTGCTCAACAGGCAAAAGATTTTCCAGTTTATCGAAAATATCTTCGGTGGGCGTCGTGTTTGGAGAGCATGCATCCGGTTTGCCGATAAGAGTTCGCGCCAGTTTATCGATTTCGGTGTACATGATATGGACCAGAGGCTCTTCTTTCTGAAGGAAACCTGCAATTTAAAAGCATTTTGAATAAAACCAACAATAATAGTAAAAACAAATTGTTGCAAAACTTAAAAAATGCAATGTTTGAGATATACCTGTGAACTTCGTAAAGATGTGCGCACTGGATGATACAAATAACACCTCGGCTTTTATGGTCTTTTTGGTAAGAAGCCTGTAAATCTTCAAATACCCTGAGCTCTTCGATAAAGCAGAATGCTTCTTCGGAATAAAGTTCAAAAAATATTCGATGAGAGCAGTCCATTGTTCAAGAAGCCGTTCTGCCGCTCCTTCCAGAGTCAACCACCTGGACGAAACATGTTTTATGAATCGTTTGGTTGGGAGTCCcagattgatttgaattttctCCATATCTTCTTCTCTCGAAGGCCATCCGTGAAAAAAATGGTGCACAGAATAAACCAGCTCCGACGCATCCTCACCAAGCTCCTCGATTCCTTTGAGGAAAGCGTTATGAAGAATGTGGATGTTGCAACTTCCaatcaataaaagagatttcccACGCTCCTGCATTATTCGCTCGTTCATTAGACGTTCCACCTTTTTGTTGACGTTGGGACCATCGCTCCCTATAATACAATAAAAACACGTATTGACTAAACTTAAGATTTGGTTAtaataaaatcaaacaaatgTACATACCTAGCATAATCAAGTTCTTCAGTGGGAGGGAAGCATTTTGCATTGCTTCAAGCAACTTTTCGAGGATATCCTCCGCTTTGGCCGAGCCAATAAAAAACGTTTGAAGATGCATCACCTTGACCATCGATTTAGACGATGACCAGTATCGAACAGCTGTCTGGAGCTCTTTCTTACCAGCCGAGTTGGTGGTCTCATCGTAGCACAGGGTAAACATTGAATTCCTCGCGTCATTGAGCAACGATTCCCGAAAATATGGAGCCAAAGCTTCGGTCGCAAGATATCGGGCCTTGGTTCTACTCAACGAAAATCCGGAGACATCGATATTTGGGAACATCGCTGCAAATATGTCGGCTATACCGTCGCAAGATGCGGCCGGAAAATCGGAAGCGATGCATTTGAGCAGCCAAATAAGCTCAGCCTTAGCGGATGAATCACGTGGGCTGAAGAGCTGAACTTTTGGACCGGTGCCGATACCTGACAACTGAGGTTGGTTCGTTTTAACGTCCTTCTCGGAACACAATCGTAATTGTGACGGCCCTTGCCGTCCTGTCCAGTTGTCCTTGTGTTTGTCCGTCAATGAATGCTGCTCCAGGGCTTGAAATCCTTTCGCCACCGAGAAGGATTTGGAACATACCTTACAGAAGACCTCCGTGTCGCCGTGATTGCGTGCCCAATCCGAAACTTGGCAGCCATTAGGATCGATCTTTTTCAGCCACTCTACTCGGAACGTACACTTTCCCATTCTTTCGCTACAATAGAAAATTATACGT is drawn from Armigeres subalbatus isolate Guangzhou_Male unplaced genomic scaffold, GZ_Asu_2 Contig1429, whole genome shotgun sequence and contains these coding sequences:
- the LOC134202812 gene encoding uncharacterized protein LOC134202812, translated to MGKCTFRVEWLKKIDPNGCQVSDWARNHGDTEVFCKVCSKSFSVAKGFQALEQHSLTDKHKDNWTGRQGPSQLRLCSEKDVKTNQPQLSGIGTGPKVQLFSPRDSSAKAELIWLLKCIASDFPAASCDGIADIFAAMFPNIDVSGFSLSRTKARYLATEALAPYFRESLLNDARNSMFTLCYDETTNSAGKKELQTAVRYWSSSKSMVKVMHLQTFFIGSAKAEDILEKLLEAMQNASLPLKNLIMLGSDGPNVNKKVERLMNERIMQERGKSLLLIGSCNIHILHNAFLKGIEELGEDASELVYSVHHFFHGWPSREEDMEKIQINLGLPTKRFIKHVSSRWLTLEGAAERLLEQWTALIEYFLNFIPKKHSALSKSSGYLKIYRLLTKKTIKAEVLFVSSSAHIFTKFTGFLQKEEPLVHIMYTEIDKLARTLIGKPDACSPNTTPTEDIFDKLENLLPVEQIIVGSDLYGNKVHQIPITKEILSLAYKAHQSYKAYLEEEKRKKEIESARKQKEAEKIADAERSKKELKGLKSKIFLEEEDLKATRKEEENKQRTADKLFNEANSRLKKAIEAKNMQEVELAQVMLEGVSTIRKEQASQKRTADSLQKSLDKKKESLITTFFSKKPKK